One Pyrenophora tritici-repentis strain M4 chromosome 5, whole genome shotgun sequence DNA window includes the following coding sequences:
- a CDS encoding Aminotran-1-2 multi-domain protein, protein MPVRSINPFASTTPTPSLDPLNEKRDPARRASFAKGGKFTALFGGSPKSRTEAAALREAFVAQQQALLNSPSPSQISLPTINLTTATGEKMPTEGNKTLFQPPSPEEQRRLARAHAQFGPLGSQKHRYQSKFEGEFGDPIEDEPPYYFLFTTYISYLILIVFGHVRDFFGKRFRKQHYSHLQEKDGYAPLNSDFDNFYTRRLKMRINDCFSRPTTGVPGRFITVLDRKSDDGNNTFKMLGSTTETLNMSSYNYLGFAQSEGPCADAAEATIRKYGISMASPRSDSGTSDLTVEVEDLIARFVGKPASMVFSMGFVTNATTFPTIVGKGCLMISDELNHSSIRFGARLSGAMVTMFKHNDMRDLERKLREAISQGQPRTHRPWKKILVAVEGLYSMEGTMCNLPGIINLKHKYKFNLFVDEAHSVGGVGPRGKGVCDYFGIDPSEVDILMGTLTKSFGANGGYIAAEKPIIDKLRTSNAAMLFAESPAPPVLMQIASALRIIDGSIVPGQGEERLGRLCFNSRYLRLGLKRLGFIVYGHDDSPIIPVMLYNPAKMPAFSHEMLKRKISVVVVGYPATPLVSSRARFCVSAAHTKDDLDRMLTACDQIGDLLQLKFSSGVAGGAEPEDLAEKSQTDEKEKMPKPPRWRLEEVLKRTADDVQRRVLE, encoded by the coding sequence ATGCCTGTTCGAAGCATCAACCCGTTCGCATCCACCACCCCTACTCCCTCCCTCGACCCTCTGAACGAGAAGCGCGACCCTGCGCGCCGGGCGTCCTTTGCAAAGGGCGGCAAGTTCACAGCCCTGTTCGGTGGCTCTCCCAAGTCGCGGACAGAAGCTGCTGCTCTCCGCGAGGCCTTTGTCGCCCAGCAGCAAGCTCTCCTCAACTCGCCCTCACCGTCCCAGATCTCGCTCCCGACCATCAACCTTACGACTGCGACTGGTGAGAAGATGCCCACCGAGGGCAACAAAACTTTGTTCCAGCCCCCTTCGCCAGAGGAGCAGCGCCGCCTTGCACGCGCTCACGCACAGTTCGGTCCTCTTGGCTCGCAGAAGCACCGCTACCAGAGCAAATTCGAGGGAGAGTTCGGTGACCCCATCGAAGACGAGCCGCCATATTATTTCCTTTTCACCACATACATCAGCTACTTAATCCTAATAGTATTCGGACATGTCCGTGACTTCTTCGGCAAGCGCTTCAGGAAACAACACTACAGCCATTTGCAAGAGAAGGATGGATATGCACCCCTCAACAGCGACTTTGACAACTTCTACACGAGACGTCTGAAGATGCGAATCAACGACTGCTTCTCAAGACCCACTACCGGCGTTCCTGGACGATTCATCACCGTGCTCGACCGCAAGTCGGACGACGGAAACAACACCTTCAAGATGCTGGGATCCACGACTGAGACACTTAACATGAGCTCGTACAACTACCTCGGTTTTGCTCAGTCAGAGGGCCCCTGTGCAGACGCAGCTGAAGCTACTATCCGCAAATACGGAATCTCCATGGCCAGCCCTCGATCAGACAGCGGTACCTCTGATCTCACCGTCGAGGTTGAGGATCTCATCGCCAGGTTTGTCGGCAAGCCAGCTTCCATGGTCTTCTCCATGGGTTTCGTTACCAACGCTACCACCTTCCCTACCATTGTTGGAAAGGGCTGCCTCATGATCTCTGACGAACTCAACCACTCCTCTATTCGATTCGGCGCCCGTCTCTCTGGAGCCATGGTCACCATGTTCAAGCACAATGACATGCGGGACCTCGAACGCAAGCTTCGCGAAGCCATCTCCCAAGGTCAGCCCCGCACACACCGTCCCTGGAAGAAGATTTTGGTTGCCGTCGAGGGTCTTTACTCTATGGAGGGTACCATGTGCAATCTCCCCGGCATCATCAACCTGAAGCACAAGTACAAGTTCAACCTCTTTGTCGACGAGGCGCACTCAGTCGGAGGTGTTGGCCCTCGTGGAAAGGGTGTATGCGATTACTTCGGCATTGACCCCTCCGAAGTTGACATTCTTATGGGTACCCTGACAAAGTCCTTTGGTGCCAACGGCGGTTACATTGCCGCTGAAAAGCCCATCATCGACAAGCTCCGAACTTCCAACGCCGCCATGCTCTTCGCCGAATCACCCGCACCACCAGTCCTCATGCAAATCGCCTCCGCTCTTCGCATCATCGACGGCTCAATAGTCCCAGGTCAGGGCGAGGAGCGTCTCGGACGTCTGTGCTTCAACTCACGTTATCTGCGATTGGGTCTCAAGCGTCTCGGATTTATTGTCTACGGCCACGATGACTCACCCATCATCCCTGTCATGCTCTACAACCCCGCCAAAATGCCCGCCTTTTCGCATGAGATGCTTAAGCGTAAAATCTccgttgttgttgttggaTACCCTGCCACTCCTCTTGTCTCATCACGCGCCCGTTTCTGTGTCAGCGCTGCGCACACCAAGGACGACCTTGACCGTATGCTCACGGCTTGCGACCAGATTGGCGACCTCCTGCAGTTGAAGTTTAGCTCAGGTGTCGCTGGCGGTGCGGAACCCGAGGATCTGGCCGAGAAGAGCCAGACGGATGAGAAGGAGAAGATGCCTAAGCCACCAAGGTGGAGACTCGAGGAAGTGCTGAAGAGAACGGCTGACGACGTACAACGACGTGTGTTGGAATAG